In the genome of Leptospira tipperaryensis, one region contains:
- a CDS encoding ParA family protein yields the protein MIVVSIANQKGGEGKTTTSLNLSMGLARRGKKTLLIDIDPQANSTGIFINPETLDKSMHGVFNSRMNIKEIMVDTKLPNLFLAPSKTNLAEVETLSGSSVDAPYILRDALQGLEGFDFCIIDCPPSLSIFTINALVGSQYVVIPLQAEKFSVDGIVGLQQTITSIKKRINPSLEILGALITQLKPQTLLTKTIVPVLTKYFRIFETSISDGVAVGESHLAKKSVFEYNKSSKQAQEYEGFIEEFLNELKK from the coding sequence ATGATAGTTGTATCCATTGCAAACCAGAAAGGCGGAGAAGGAAAAACGACCACCTCTCTCAATCTCTCCATGGGGCTCGCGAGAAGAGGAAAGAAAACTTTGCTCATCGATATCGATCCTCAGGCAAACTCGACTGGTATTTTTATCAACCCGGAGACACTGGATAAATCCATGCACGGAGTTTTTAACTCCCGAATGAATATCAAAGAAATCATGGTAGATACCAAACTCCCGAATCTTTTTTTAGCTCCCTCAAAGACGAATCTTGCGGAAGTCGAAACTCTTTCCGGAAGTTCCGTGGACGCTCCCTATATTTTGAGAGACGCGCTTCAAGGATTGGAAGGATTTGATTTTTGTATCATCGACTGCCCTCCCAGTCTTTCCATTTTTACGATCAATGCTTTGGTCGGCTCGCAGTACGTGGTCATCCCTCTCCAGGCAGAAAAATTTTCCGTGGACGGAATCGTCGGACTTCAGCAGACGATCACGAGCATTAAAAAAAGAATCAATCCCAGCTTGGAAATTTTGGGCGCACTCATTACCCAACTCAAACCGCAAACACTTTTGACAAAGACCATCGTACCCGTGCTTACGAAATACTTTCGGATTTTTGAAACCAGTATTTCCGACGGAGTCGCCGTTGGGGAATCTCACCTGGCAAAAAAATCTGTATTCGAATACAACAAGTCGAGCAAGCAGGCACAGGAATACGAAGGGTTTATTGAGGAGTTTTTGAATGAGCTCAAAAAGTAA
- a CDS encoding ParB/RepB/Spo0J family partition protein: MSSKSKRLGSLADVFQAEKLEGTIRKIRLDKILPSDNQPRQDRKKGVEDLARSLDKDGLLQPIIVTKQNPEDEHYRIVAGERRFHAAKQLNWVEVECKILDRDEKETFRLAIIENLQRENLSPYEEVEAMSHLKISFKYTDQELATLFGKSRSYMTELLGISDLSKDELRSCKDAGIESKNLLIQAVSASRKGTFPEFLNLFSTGALKTVKDAKSFNREEDSLFSSKPNAVAHSKNPSSKSTEYKIAKKPGLIQISSENEELLGEILKLIKKEIRKKFESE; encoded by the coding sequence ATGAGCTCAAAAAGTAAAAGATTAGGTTCCCTCGCCGACGTATTTCAAGCTGAAAAATTAGAAGGGACGATCCGCAAAATTCGATTAGACAAAATTCTTCCTTCCGACAACCAACCGAGGCAAGACAGAAAAAAAGGGGTCGAAGACTTAGCTCGAAGTCTGGACAAAGACGGACTCCTCCAGCCGATCATCGTCACAAAACAAAATCCGGAAGACGAGCACTACAGAATCGTGGCCGGAGAAAGAAGATTTCACGCCGCCAAACAACTCAACTGGGTCGAGGTCGAATGTAAAATCTTAGACCGAGACGAGAAAGAAACCTTTCGCCTCGCCATCATTGAAAATCTCCAGAGGGAAAATTTATCCCCCTATGAAGAAGTGGAAGCCATGTCTCATCTGAAGATCAGCTTCAAATATACCGATCAGGAATTGGCGACCCTTTTTGGGAAAAGTAGAAGTTATATGACCGAACTTTTGGGAATTTCCGACCTCAGCAAAGACGAACTCAGATCTTGCAAGGACGCGGGAATTGAAAGTAAGAATCTTTTGATCCAAGCGGTCTCCGCTTCTAGAAAAGGAACCTTCCCCGAATTCTTAAATTTATTTTCAACCGGCGCTCTAAAAACCGTTAAGGATGCAAAATCCTTTAACCGGGAAGAAGACAGCCTCTTCTCCTCCAAACCGAACGCAGTTGCACATTCCAAAAATCCAAGTTCGAAATCCACAGAATACAAAATCGCAAAAAAACCGGGGCTTATTCAAATCAGTTCAGAGAACGAAGAACTCCTGGGTGAAATTCTTAAACTGATCAAAAAAGAAATCCGCAAAAAATTCGAATCCGAATAA
- a CDS encoding helix-turn-helix domain-containing protein: MGEHYPYIKFFADIIDSGVWASLSSAAKTLYLVLLKFSDQHFKPVWPSTDILLKLTGFKTKKSIIQGKRDLIQAGLLQVTPGTGHTSSRYYFCFNYPGSKIPPQGYNSGYLRGGETESFEGSKKGPQGSAEGSPNHINITITNNQNQEPGKKNAPLSLSLLEEKYGSSILSEALGIAKLRGMEANLRYVQGICKNLMGTEEVAAPMPEFNQGSPGTNEKDPTWKGFLLWSRERLTRSSVEILEQVRVEPDGRTLCVLDNVPESLRMIIAKYFTEEIRPPILVIFSAKTEENRTISSKY, encoded by the coding sequence ATGGGCGAGCATTATCCATACATCAAATTTTTTGCCGATATCATCGATTCCGGTGTCTGGGCCAGCCTATCTTCAGCGGCCAAGACCTTGTATTTGGTGCTGCTTAAATTTAGCGACCAACACTTTAAGCCAGTCTGGCCAAGCACAGACATACTCTTAAAGCTTACCGGATTCAAAACAAAAAAATCAATCATCCAAGGAAAGAGAGATTTGATCCAGGCCGGACTCCTGCAGGTCACGCCCGGGACAGGACATACGAGTTCTCGCTATTATTTTTGCTTCAACTACCCCGGATCTAAGATTCCACCCCAGGGGTATAATTCTGGATACCTCAGAGGTGGAGAAACGGAATCCTTTGAGGGGTCAAAAAAGGGACCTCAGGGGTCTGCCGAAGGATCCCCAAACCATATCAATATAACAATCACCAACAATCAAAACCAAGAACCAGGGAAAAAGAATGCGCCTTTGAGTTTGTCTTTGTTGGAAGAAAAATACGGGAGCTCGATTTTGTCGGAAGCGCTTGGAATTGCAAAGCTTCGAGGAATGGAAGCAAACCTAAGATATGTCCAAGGGATTTGTAAGAATCTAATGGGAACCGAAGAGGTTGCGGCCCCGATGCCCGAATTTAATCAGGGTTCTCCGGGAACAAATGAAAAGGATCCGACTTGGAAGGGGTTCTTACTTTGGTCGCGAGAAAGATTGACTCGTTCCAGTGTGGAAATTTTGGAGCAGGTCCGAGTCGAACCGGATGGAAGAACTCTTTGTGTCTTGGACAACGTTCCGGAGTCCTTGCGAATGATCATAGCAAAGTACTTCACAGAGGAAATCCGTCCTCCGATATTGGTTATATTTTCCGCAAAAACCGAAGAAAATCGAACTATTTCCTCTAAATATTAA